A section of the Phacochoerus africanus isolate WHEZ1 chromosome 4, ROS_Pafr_v1, whole genome shotgun sequence genome encodes:
- the ISYNA1 gene encoding inositol-3-phosphate synthase 1: MEAATEFVVESPDVVYSPEAIEAKYEYRTTCVSREGGVLKVHPTSTRFTFRTARQVPRLGVMLVGWGGNNGSTLTAAVLANRLRLSWPTRTGRKEANYYGSLTQAGTVSLGLDAEGQEVFVPFSALLPMVAPDDLVFDGWDISSLNLAEAMRRAQVLDWELQEQLWPHMEALRPRPSVYIPEFIAANQSARADNLIPGTRAQQLEQIRRDIRDFRSNAGLDKVIVLWTANTERFCEVVPGLNDTADNLLRTIQLGLEVSPSTLFAVASILEGCAFLNGSPQNTLVPGALELAWQRRVFVGGDDFKSGQTKVKSVLVDFLIGSGLKTMSIVSYNHLGNNDGQNLSAPPQFRSKEVSKSSVVDDMVHSNPVLYKQGEEPDHCVVIKYVPYVGDSKRALDEYTSELMLGGTNTLVLHNTCEDSLLAAPIMLDLALLTELCQRVSFCTDADPEPQTFHPVLSLLSFLFKAPLAPPGSPVVNALFRQRSCIENILRACLGLPPQNHMLLEHKMERPGLKHVGLVTAACSLPCKKGPAPTTNGCTGDANGHPQAEAPQMPTT; the protein is encoded by the exons ATGGAGGCCGCAACCGAGTTCGTGGTGGAGAGCCCCGACGTGGTCTACAGCCCCGAGGCTATCGAGGCGAAGTACGAGTACAGGACGACGTGCGTCAGCCGCGAGGGTGGCGTCCTCAAA GTGCATCCCACGTCCACGCGCTTCACTTTCCGGACCGCCCGGCAGGTGCCCCGGCTGGGGGTCATGCTCGTCGGCTGGGGCGGGAACAACGGCTCCACGCTGACCGCTGCCGTGCTGGCCAACCGACTGCGCCTGTCCTGGCCTACGCGCACCGGCCGCAAG GAGGCCAACTACTACGGCTCGCTGACACAGGCTGGCACCGTTAGCCTAGGCCTGGACGCCGAGGGCCAAGAGGTGTTCGTGCCCTTCAGCGCGCTGCTGCCCATGGTGGCACCCGACGATCTCGTTTTCGACG GCTGGGACATATCGTCGCTGAACCTGGCGGAGGCGATGAGGCGCGCGCAGGTACTAGATTGGGAGCTGCAGGAGCAACTGTGGCCGCACATGGAGGCCTTGCGCCCGCGGCCGTCGGTCTACATCCCGGAGTTCATCGCAGCTAACCAGAGCGCGCGCGCTGACAACCTCATCCCGGGCACGCGCgcgcagcag CTGGAGCAGATCCGCAGGGACATCCGTGATTTCCGGTCCAACGCTGGCCTGGACAAAGTCATTGTGCTGTGGACAGCGAACACAGAGCGCTTCTGCGAAGTGGTGCCCGGCCTCAATGACACTGCTGACAACCTGCTGCGCACCATCCAG CTGGGCCTGGAAGTGTCGCCCTCCACGCTCTTCGCCGTCGCCAGCATCTTGGAGGGGTGCGCCTTCCTCAACGGGTCCCCACAGAACACACTAGTGCCTGGTGCCCTCGAGCTCGCGTGGCAGCGCCGCGTCTTTGTGGGTGGAGACGACTTCAAGTCCGGCCAGACCAAGGTCAAGTCTGTGCTCGTGGACTTCCTTATCGGTTCTGGCTTAAAG ACCATGTCCATCGTGAGCTACAACCACCTGGGCAACAACGACGGGCAGAACCTGTCAGCGCCGCCACAGTTCCGCTCCAAAGAAGTGTCCAAGAGCAGTGTGGTGGATGACATGGTGCACAGCAACCCAGTGCTCTACAAGCAGGGCGAGGAGCCAGACCACTGC GTGGTCATCAAGTACGTGCCATACGTGGGCGACAGCAAGCGTGCCCTGGATGAGTACACATCGGAGCTGATGCTGGGCGGTACCAACACGCTGGTGCTGCACAACACGTGCGAG GACTCGCTCCTGGCCGCGCCCATCATGCTGGACCTGGCGCTGCTGACCGAACTCTGCCAGCGCGTGAGCTTTTGCACGGACGCCGACCCGGAGCCGCAGACCTTCCACCCGGTGCTGTCGCTGCTCAGCTTCCTCTTCAAGGCGCCGCTTGCACCGCCCGGCAGCCCCGTGGTCAACGCGCTCTTCCGCCAGCGCAGCTGCATCGAGAACATCCTCAG GGCCTGCCTGGGGCTCCCGCCGCAGAACCACATGCTTCTGGAGCACAAGATGGAGCGCCCTGGCCTCAAGCATGTTGGGCTTGTGACTGCTGCTTGCTCCCTGCCTTGCAAGAAAGGACCAGCGCCCACCACCAATGGTTGTACTGGCGACGCCAACGGGCACCCGCAAGCTGAGGCACCCCAGATGCCCACCACCTAA